In the genome of bacterium, the window CGGCCAGCGGGTACTCAGCCCGCACGTAGACATAGCCCGCATTGGCCTCGATGGCCCGAGCCGCGATCATCATGCCCTCGATGACAGCATGGGGGTTGCCCTCCATCAGGCTGCGGTCCATGAAGGCCCCGGGATCGCCCTCGTCGCCGTTGCAGATGACGTACTTGACGTCACTCTCGTTGGCGAGGGCCATCTGCCATTTGCGGCCGGTGGGGAACCCGGCGCCGCCACGGCCGCGCAGGCCCGCGACGAGGATCTCCTCGCAGACCGCGGCCGGGGCCAGCTCGGTGTAGCACCGGCGAGCGGCCTCATAGCCGCCGTGCGCGATGTACTCGCGGATGTCCTCGGGGTCTATGTGCCCGCACTCGGCCAGGACCGTGCGCGTCTGGCGCTGGTAGAAGGGGATCTCATCGGTGCCGCGGCAGGCCGTGCCGCGGACCGGGTCCACGTACAGCAGGCGCTCCACGACGTCCCCGCCGACGAGGGTGGTCTGCACGATCTCGGCCACGTCCTCGGGCTTCACGCGGGTGTAGAAGGTGTTCTCGGGCAGGATGGTGACCAGCGGCCCCATCTGGCAGAAGCCCTGGCAGCCACTCTCGGACACCAGGGTCGAGCCCTGCGCCGGGGCCTCCTCGTGGTGCAGCCCCACCGTGACTTCCAGCCCGGCCGCGGCGATCTGCGCGACGAAGGCGTCGCGGACCTTGAGCGAGCCATTGGCCACGCAGCCGGTGCCGGCGCAGATGATGACCCGGCGAGCCGTCTGGCCGAGGGCCTGCTGGTGCGCCGCGGCAACTTGTGACAGGTCTACTTGCTGAGTGGTAGCGGACACGTTACTCACCGGCCTCCTCACGGGCGATGATCTCATCCAGCAGCGCCACCGCGCTGTCAGGGGTCATCAGGCCGTGTACCTCGTCGTTGATGACCAGCACGGGCGCCAGGCCGCAGGCCCCCAGGCAGGCCACGGTCTCGACTGTAAAAAGCATGTCGCGGGTCGTGCGCTGATCGCCGGTCAGGCCCAGCCGCGCGCGGATCGCGTCGAGGATGGGCATCGAGCGCTTCACATGGCAGGCGGTGCCGTCGCACATGCGCACGACGTACTTGCCCTTGGGCTCCAGCGAGAAGTGCGCGTAGAAGGTGGCGACCCCGTAGACACGGGCGGGCGGCAGGCCGAGGCTCGTGGCCACGTAGGTCAGCACCTCCTCGGGCAGGTAGCGGTACTCATCCTG includes:
- a CDS encoding NAD(P)H-dependent oxidoreductase subunit E, with product MSAAAVMCETRKFEKICEIIDRFGRDPQKLIPILQAVQDEYRYLPEEVLTYVATSLGLPPARVYGVATFYAHFSLEPKGKYVVRMCDGTACHVKRSMPILDAIRARLGLTGDQRTTRDMLFTVETVACLGACGLAPVLVINDEVHGLMTPDSAVALLDEIIAREEAGE